The genome window TCGCGCCGCTCAAGGAAGGCGAGACTCCGACCGAGGCGAACCGGTACGCCGGCGGCCGCGAAGTCGAGTTCACGGTGTCGCAGCCCCTCTCGGCCTCGACGCTCAACGGCGAGGCGGACGCCGTGTTCGACGGCATCAGCGCGGAGCGTTACGGCAAGGCGGACACGTTCGTCGTCGTGAATCCGGTGGGGAGCGACACCGAGCCGGTCAAGAAGCTCGTCCTCCGCGCCACTCCGGACGTCCCCGAAGCCGATTTCAAGGCCGCCTCGGAGGCGCTGGTCCAGCGTCTCGACAAGCAGCCGGTCTTCGAGGAACTCAACACCTTTGCGGCTCAGGTGGCGACCGACACGCAGGTCTCGGCCCTGCTGGCGATCTTCTTCAGCCTCCTGGCGACGACGATCTACCTGTGGATCCGGTTCAACGGCGTGACGTTCGGGCTGGCGGCCTCGATCGCCTGTTTCCACGACGTCCTGATTACGCTGGGGATCATGGCGGCGGTCTCGTACCTCGGCCTGACCTCGTTCGGCCAGTCGATCGGTCTCCTGGACTTCAAGGTCAACCTGACGATCGTCGCCGCCGTGCTGACGGTCATCGGTTACTCGCTGAACGACACGATCGTCGTGTTCGACCGGATCCGCGAGGTCCGGGGCAAGAGCCCGACGGTGACCTACGAGATGGTCAACCGCAGCCTGAACGAAACGCTCCCCCGGACGTTGCTGACGTCGTCGACGACGCTGCTCGTGCTCGTGGTGCTGTACCTGATCGGCGGCGAAAGCGTCCGCGGGTTCTCGCTCTGCCTGATCCTGGGGATCGTGATCGGAACGTACAGCTCGATCTACGTCGCCAGCCCCGTGCTGGTGTGGATCATGAGCCGCAATTCGGGCAAGAAGCCGCTGATGTCGTAGAAGTTGTCAGTCGTCAGTTTTCAGTTTCCGACCAGTTTGAGTTGAGCGTCGTCCTTCGGCGCTCAACTCTTTGCGTTTGAGGCGCATGCACGCGTTCTACGGATTGGATGAAGCGGGTTTCGGTCCGAACCTCGGCCCGCTCGTGGTCTCGGTGACGCGGTGGCGGGTCCCGCGGGCGGCCAGCGGGATCGATCTGTATGAGGAGCTGGCGGAAGTCGTCAGCATCGAGGCGGACGCGTCCGGAACCCGGCTGCATCTGGCGGACTCGAAGGTGGTCTACAGTCCCTCGCGGGGGTTGGCCGCGCTTGAGCTGTCCGCCCAGTGTCTTCTGCGGCTGGCGGGAATTGATGCCGCCACGTTCCATTCGGTCTGGATCGGCCTTGTCGGGGCGCTGCCGTCCGACCTGGAGCCCTGGTTTCTGACGGACTTCGCGGTCCCGCTGGCGGCCAAGCCCGGCGAGATCGAGCGCTTTGTCTCGGGATGCCGGACGGCTTTCGATCGGCAGGGGATCGTCCTGTCGGCGATTGCCAGCGATATCGTCCAGACGCGGCGGTTCAACGAGCTGACGACGTTCCATGACAGCAAGGGGGCCGCGCTGTCGCGGATTACGCTGGGGCTCTTGGGGCGGAACTGGACGCATCAGCAGGTCGATAAGGCGCTCGTGATCCTGGACAAGCACGGCGGCCGGAACCGGTACGACAACCTGTTGATGTCTGAGTTCCCGGATATCCTGCCGCAGTGCCTGTGCGAAGGGCGGGAGTGCAGCCGGTATCGATTGGGCCCGCATGAGTTCCGCTTTCAGATGAAGGCCGAGGCCCATCTTCCGGTGGCGGCGGCGTCGATCATTTCGAAGTATGTCCGGGAGCTGGCGATGGAGGCGTTCAACCGCTTCTGGCTGGCGCATGATCCGGGGCTGCGGCCGACGAAGGGGTATCCCGGGGACGCGAGCCGGTTCCGGGCCGATGTGCAGGTGTTGAAGGCGCGGCTGGAGATTCCGGACGAAGTTTTCTGGCGCATGCGCTGACCAGGGACTCGCCAAAAACCGGGGTCCAGGGGTCCCCCCTGGTGGGGTGTGCAGAGGGGCAACGCCCCTTTGCCCGCCGGAGGCCGTCTCGCCGGACAATGTCTGAAGGAGCACGTGTCCAAGCGCGGACACCGTGCCGTATGCCCCCTCACCAACCCGTGGGGATTGCAAAGCGAGCGTTGAGTCCGCACCGCCGGTACCACAAAGGGGACGTCCGTTGTGTACCACGGTTCCTCACAGGAAGTGCCTCCGGCGGCAAGGGGGCGTGGCCCCCTTGACCCCTGGCTGCCGTGGCACATTGGGTTTGAGCTAACGAGTCGTGCCGGCAAGGACGCGGTTTGCATAGCCCCCTTTCTCCCCTCCAAAGGCCCAATCCGGGTATTCCTGATCCGCCGGATCCCGAATAATTCCAGCACGCTGGCAACACCCCCGCCCTATCGCGTTCCCATCTGGACAGGCGTGATCGCCTTGACACAATAATGGGCGCTGATATGTTCGGTGGATTGGCCGGGAGCCTGCACTCGCCCCGGGCGATTCCTCCCTGTTTGCCCGCGCTCGTCCCACCTGCAATTCGTTCCTCCCCGATCCATCCCCGGAGGCTCCAACATGAAGTGCCGCGCCCCGTCCCTTGTCAGCTCGCTCCTGACCGTCTGGGGAATTCTCCTCGGCGCCGCCGGAGTCGCTCTCGCCGCCGATGGGGCGCCCGCCGCGATTCCCGCACCGGAATCGCTCCTGTTTGAGACGGTCCCCGGCGGACGGTTCCTGCTTCGCGGCCCCGATGCCCGCCTCCAGCTCCTCGTGAGCGGGAAGGCCGGGAGCCGGCAGTTCGACCAGACGCGGCTCGTCACCTACACCGTGGAACCCCAGGGGATCGTCACCGTCGACGCGACCGGGATGACCCGGCCGGTGGCCGATGGCCAGGCGACCGTGAAGGCCCGCTCCGCCAACGGACAGGAAACGTCCGTTGCCGTCGCGGTCGAGCATTTCGAAAATCCCCCGCCGATCAACTTCGGCAACCAGATCGTCCCGATCTTCACCAAGCTCGGTTGCAACGGCGGCGGCTGTCACGGCAAGCAGGGGGGCCAGAACGGCTTCAAGCTTTCGCTCCTCGGCTTCTTCCCGGAAGACGACTATGAGTTCCTCGTCAACGAGAGCCGCGGCCGGCGGCTGAACGTCCCTGCCCCGTCGAAGAGCCTGCTCCTCACGAAGCCGGTTGGCCAGTCCCCTCACGGCGGCGGCAAGCGGATGGACGTCGACAGCGACGAGTACCGCCTCCTCTACCGCTGGATCGAACAGGGGATGCCAGCCGGAGCGAAGGACGCTCCGACCGTCGCCTCGATCAAGTGTCTTCCGGAAGGCCGGGTCATGGACCGGGCCGGCGAGCAGCAGATCGCCTGCTACGCGACCTATACGGACGGGACGGTGGAAGACGTCACCCGCATGACCCTCTACGAGCCGAACGACACGCAGCTCGCCGAGAGCGGCAAGACCGGCCTCGTCCGGACGCTCGATCTCGCGGGCGAAGTGGCGATCATGGCCCGCTACCAGGGGCAGGTCTCGACCTACCGGGCGACGATTCCGCTGGGGGCTCCGATCGCCGGGATGCCGCCGGTCCGGAACTTCATCGACGAGGCGGTCTTCGGAAAGCTCCAGCTGCTGGGAATTCCCGCGTCGCCGATCGCCGATGACACGACGTTTCTGCGGCGGGTCTACATCGACATCACCGGGACGATCCCGACCGAGGCGGAAGTCCGCGCGTTCCAGGCCGATTCCGATCCGGCCAAGCGGGACCGCGTCATCGACCGGCTGCTCGACAGCCCGGCTTACGCCGACTACTTCGCGAACAAGTGGAACATGGTTCTCCGCAACAAGCGGAAGCAGCCGGACGATCAGGCGGGGACGTACGGCTTCCGCCAGTGGATCTGGGACAGCCTGTACGAGAACAAGCCGTACGACCAGTTCGTGGGCGAGATCCTGACCGCCTCGGGGGACTCGCAGGTCAATCCGCCGGTCGTCTGGTACCGGGAAGTGACGCAGAGCAACGAGCAGGTCGAGGACGTGGCGCAGCTCTTCCTCGGCGTGAGGATCCAGTGCGCCCGCTGCCACCATCATCCGTTCGAGAAGTGGAGCCAGAACGACTACTACCATCTCGCCGCGTTCTTCAGCCGGATCGGTCGCAAGGAGCCGGCCGACCCGACGATGAAGCAGGCGCGGGAAAAGCGGATCTTCCATAACGAAGGTCAGCCGACGGCCCAGAACCCGCGGACGGGACAGAACCTGGCTCCGGCCGGTCTGGCCGCGACCGCCCTCGAGGTGCCGGCGGACCAGGATCCGCGGGTCAAGCTGGTGGAGTGGATGACGGCCAAGGACAACGCCTTCTTTGCCCGTTCGCTGGCGAACCGCTACTGGAAGCACTTCTTTGACCGGGGGATTGTCGAGCCGGAGGACGACATGCGGGAGACGAACCCGCCGACGAATCCGCAGCTCCTCGATCAGCTGGCGAAGCACTTTGTTGAGTCGGGGTTCGATCTCAAGAGTCTCGTCCGGACGATCTGCCAGTCGTCGACCTATCAGTTGAGTGCCCTGCCGAACGAGTACAACCAGAAGGACAAGCAGAACTTCTCGCGGTACTACCCGAAGCGGTTGTCCGCGGAGGTCCTGTACGACGCCTTCCATCAGGTGACGGCGACGTCGGAGCGGTTCAACGGGCTGCCTGAGGGGACCCGGGCGACGCAGCTGCCGGATGCTTCGATTGCTCCATACTTCCTGAAGGTGTTTGGTCAGCCGCAGGGGGACACGGCGTGTGAATGCGAGCGGTCGCAGGAGGCGAACCTGGCTCAGAGCCTGCATCTGCTGAACAGTGCGGAGGTGCAGAACAAGGTTTCGGCGGGGAATGGCCGGGCGGCAACGCTGGCTGCGGACAAGAACCGGACGGATGACGAGAAGCTTCGTGAGCTGTACCGGTGGGTTTATTCGCGCGAGCCGGATTCGGACGAGCTGCAGATTGCCCAGGCGCATATTGCCAAGCATAAGGACAATCCGAAGGTGGCTTACGAGGACATCGTGTGGGCGTTGATCAACACGAAGGAATTCCTCTTCAACCACTGATGTGCACCGCGTCCTTGCCGGTGCGGCTTTGCTCGCTCAAACCCAACGTGCCCGGCCACTGGGGTCAAGGGGGTCTCACCCCCTTGCCGCCGGAGGCGCTTCCATGAGGAACCGTGGTAAGGAACGGACGTCCGTTTTGTGGAACCGGCGTCGAGGACTTACCACTTGCTTTGAAATCCCCGCGGGTTGGTAAGGGGGCATGCCGCACGGTGTCCGCGCTTGGACACCCGCTCCTTCAGTAAGGTCGAGACGAGACGGCCTCCGGCGGGCAAAGGGCCGAAAAAACAACACAGGCCCCTCTGCACTCCCCACCAGGGTGCCCCTGGACCCGGTGATGGGCGTGATGTCGAGGTGGGCTGCTATCGGTAGACGCTGTCGACCGGCGACAGAATCCAGTTCATGAGCTCCCGCGCCGCCGTCTGCCGGGTCGCACACGAGACCGACTCCACCACCAGCCCCGCCTGCCGCTGCACCACTCGTTCGCCCGGTTCGCCCGCCGCCATCTCCACCACCAGCAACCGCCGCTCCATCTCCCGCTCATCCTCACACACCGGCAAATCCATCTCCGGCAGCGGATCAATCGCCACCGCTCCACAGAACCGCTCGGCATCGAGACACGCCAGCGAAACCGCAACCTGAGCCGCCATCCCGCGACCCGCCAGAACAACCCGATCCGGATGAATGCTCAGCTCCGCACTCAACTCCGCAATCGCCGTCCCCACATCGTCGAGCGTTGACCACAGCGCGAGCTCATCGGTCCGCCACGCCGCATTCCCCTCCCCGCCCCGGCCCGACGGAGCCCTGAGAGCCAGAACGATGCAATTCCGCGATGAGGCCGCCGGGAACCACTGCCCTGCCTCAGGACGCTCCGCCGCAGGATCTTCCAGCCAGCAGACGAGCGGATACCGGTAGCGGGGCTCATAGCCCTCCGGGACAAAAACCGCCGTCCCCTCCCCGTGAATCCACGCGGCGGGAGATGTAGTCCGGACCTGCGGCTGCGGAAGCGAACGAGGCATAGCGGTATCCTCCCTGAGTGGTTCGAACCGGGAGGCGAGCGAACGCACTCCCTCGTTTCGAACGGACCATTCCCTTGGACTTCGTTACCGGCTCACCCGGACCGTCGGTGCGGCCGAGACTGCCGGGACCCGCGCCAGTTCCTGGGCGGGAAAATGCTTTCCGGGACAGGCGGTCGCTTTCACGTCGCCATGCTTCAGGACACGGTCAGTGGGGATCCGGAACTCCCCCTTCAGGTAACCGACCAGCCGCCTCGCGGCAGCCAACTGCTTCTCGGTGGGCGGGGCCTGCTCGAAATTCCCGATCAGGCAGATCCCGATTCCCTGCTCGTTGAATGTCGCCTCTCCCGCGTGGGCTCCGGCGGACTGGTCTTTCCAGCGGAAGGTCGGCTCGATCTGGCCGTCCGCCATTCCGTGGCCGTTGCCGATCACGAAGTGATAACCGATCCCCCTCCACGGGTTTCCGCTGGCGTCCCGCCGGGCCCGGTGCTCCGCGTCGATCGATGCGACCGAACCGGACTCCGTGGCCGAGTGGTGGAGCAGCACGTACTTCCAGGGGCCGGCCGCCGTTTCCGGCTGCCATTGCTGGGGAGCCGCCGCGGGGACCGAAATGGTTCGCGAGACCGGCGCGGCGGGAGGCTGGGCCTGTGTGCCGCAACCAACGATCAGGACGAACAGTCCCAGGGCCAGCCGGACTCGCAACTGATAGTGTGCCATGGACCGATTCCAAGGCCGCGGGAGCATGCGGCTCAACCGGAATCTAAGTCCCCCGGCGCAGGGGGTCAATTTCCGTTCGACTTTTCTGAAGAGGTCGCGGGCTCCGGCGGAAAGACCGGTAGCGATTAGTCCGGTCGCAGCGGTCAGGGAATCTGGGCAAGCATCAGGGTGTCGCTGGACCCGGTTTTGGCGTGTCGGCCGCGGCCGATTTCGCGGGGAGCCGCTTGCCAACCCCCTTCAGACTCCATCGTTCACGGGCCACGGGGACCGTGGAGCCGAACTCCGCGATGCGGGCGTCCGTCTGCACGATGCCGAATGGCAACGTTTCGTTCGTCCAGACGTCGCGGATGTACGAGCGGGATCCCCCCGGCGCCGCGGCGTCCGGGACGGCGCAGCTCGAGTAGATCAGGAGCGTCGGGAGGGCATCCTGTTCCAGGGGCGTCTTGACGTACCGGACCGAGGAGACGGCGTAGCTCTTCCCCTGCGGAAGTCCCTGGAAGAAGACTCGGTCTTCTTCGGTCACGTCCCCCGCCAGGACGCTCTCCGCCGCGAGCCCGGACATCAGGGCCTTCGGGTCGACGTACAGAATCTGCGAGACCGGCTCGTCCGCTCCCCGGGCGCGGATCACCTTGATCCCCCGCAGACGGCGTCCCATCGTTTCGAAGGGGCCGGCGTCTTCCAGGCGGAGCACCTGCCGGACGCCGTCCGCCGAGAGGGACTCGAGTTCGGTCCAGTAGTCGGGATCGGGGCCGGCGGTTTCCGGGAGCGTGTAGATCCAGCTCGAAATCGGCCGCGGCAGCGGCGGGCGAAGATCGCTGTAGTCGATCCACTTCCAGCGCTCCATGAGCGAGTAGATCCAGGGGCTCGTCCAAGGACCGTCGGCCGGATACCAGGCGGAAAAGGCGGACAGACCGAAGGCCAAGAGCACCGGCCCGCGCGACCAGCGGGCCTGGCAGAAGAGATCGAGCGCCGGCAGGAGCGCCAGCCCCCAGAAGGGAGTGACCCACAGCATCCACCGCAGCGCCTGGCTCTTGCCGCCGAAGTTGTAGTGCTCCGGCTGGAGCATGTAGAACGCGAAGACGATCACGGAAACGGCCCCGCCGAGACGCATCAGGCCCCGCAGCGGATGATTCCGCAGTCCCCCGGGGAACCACGCCAGGAGGCTGAAGAGGAAGATGGGCGTCAGCGAGAACCAGCCGTGGTGGCCGATCGTGCAGTGGAGCAGGTAGGTCTTCCAGGAGTCGCGGTTCGTGTCGAGACCCTTGGGATTGGTCCAGTAGCTCGGGACTCCCTCGTGGGTGAAGACGTAGAGCTCCTTGCCGTACGACGCATAGAACGGCTTCCAGGAGCCGGTCGCCTGATAGGTCGTCCAGAAGTAGAGGGCCAGTGGCAGCAGCGCGCCGACGATTCCCCAGGTGAGCGTCTTCCGCGGCGAGAGCCTCATGAGCCATAGGAAGAGGAGGCCGGCAAAGGCGGCCGCGGGGAGTTCGTTGCAGACGGTCCAGGCGGCGAAGAGGCCGGCCAGGAAGAACCGCCAGCCATCGCGGCGGCCGTCCAGGAGGATCGGGATCGCGGCGGCGAGGGTGAAGACGACGGCCGCCGCGGCCGGGGTGTGGTTGTTGAAGGTGGTCAGGAACGGCGTCAGGAGCGAGCCGAGGGTACAGGTCAGGACGGTGACGACCGCGGCCAGCGGTGTCTGGGCGAAGCGGAGGGCCCAGCGGACGACGATGACCCAGGAGAGGGCGGCTGGCAGGACGTTAATGAGGAAGAGAAGGGTTCGCGTGACCCATTCGAGGCGGGTGTCGAAGGTCCAGCCGGTGAGGCGGTAGAGGCCGAGATAGAGCTGGGCGGTGATCCAGGAAAGGATGGGGGGCTTTGTGGAGTAGAAGTGGCCGTCTTTTTTGACGATGTCGATCGTGTCCCAGCCGGGGCGCTGGCGGATGTCGTCGATCTGGTAGGTCCCCTGGTGTGCGAGGGAGTAGACGGTGCACCAGCGGGAGCGGTCGTTTGCGCTGCTGAGCGGCATGGCGGTCAGCAGGCGGGCGGAGACGAGGGCCAGCGCGAGGACGACGAGGCTGCGGAGGACGATGGGCGGGACGGACGGGGCCGTGGGTGGAGGAGTGGGGGCCGGGGTGGTTGAAGAAGTTGTTTTGGGGGGGGCGGGCACTCTGTCACCTCGTGGTCAGGTGGGAGTGTTGCGGTTGGGCAAGGGGCGGGCAAGACGCCTCGCAAAAACCGCCGCAAAAACCGGGGTCCAGGGGGTCACCCCTGGTGGGGAGTGCAGAGGGGCAGCGCCCCTTTGCCCGCCGGAGGCCTAGCCGTCGAGCGATGTCTGAAGGAGCGCGTGTCCAAGCGCGGACACCGTGCCGTATGCCCCCTCACCAGCCCGCGGGAATGCAAAGCGAGCGTTGAATCCTCAACGTCGCTTCCCCAAAGGGGGCGTCCGTTGTGTCCCACGTTTCCTCATCGAAGTGCCTCCGGCGGCAAGGGGGCGTGGCCCCCTTGACCCCAGTGGCCGTCGCACGTTGGGATTGAGCTACCAACGTCGTGCCGGCGCGGGCGCGACCGCGATCAGATCCACTCGCGGATCGGTTCCCCTTCAATCAGACGGATTGGACGGCCGTCCGGCGCCTTCGCATGCAGATCGAGCGGCAGACCCAGCTTGTGATAGATCGTCGCCGCAATCGCCGACGTCGTGTACTCATCACGGACCGGCTTCCCACCCTCTTCGTCCGTCGCCCCGATCACCGAGCCGCCCGGAACGCCCGCCCCCGCCATGATCGCAAAGCCCGCGCTCGCCCAGTGGTCTCGCCCGCTCGCCGAGTTGATCGCCGGAGTCCGCCCAAAATCGGTCAGCCAGACGACCAGCGTCGAGTCCAGCATCCCCCGCTCTTCCAGGTCCTCCAGGAGAGCCGGCAGCGCCTGGTCGACCGGCGGGACGCGGTTGTTCTTCAGGCTGTTGAAGTTGTTGCCGTGCGTATCCCACCCGCCGTCGGTGAGGGTCACAAACCGCACCCCCGACTCGATCAGCCGCCGGGCCAGCAGAGCGCTCTGGCCGAACTTCGTCCGGCCGTACCGGTCGCGGAGCTCGGCCTTCTCTTCGTCGATCTGGAAGGCCCGCTTCGTCTCCGGGGCCGTGATCATGTTGAGGGCTGCCTTGTAGTGCTCATCGAGCGCATCGAAGGCTTCCGGCTGCAGCTCCGCGCGGCGCTGCAGGTCGTCGACGGCGGTCAGCATCTTGCGGCGACGGTCGATCCGCTCGGACTTCATGCCGTTCGGCGGAGTGATGTCGCGGACGGCGAACTGGGCCGCGTTCGGATCGGCCAGCATCTCGAACGAATTGTGCTGCAGCCCCAGGATCCCCGCCCCGCCGCCGCCGAACCGCCGGTCGATGGAGCTTCCCAGCTGGACATACGGAGGAAGGGCCGAACGAAACCCCTTCTGCCAGCTGATGACGGAGCCGTACGTGGGATAGTGGACCGAAGGATTGAACCGGCGGCCGGAGAGGGCCCACTGGTCGGCGTGGCCGTGGCTGCCGTTCTCCGGGTTCCAGCTCCGGAGCAGGC of Planctomyces sp. SH-PL14 contains these proteins:
- a CDS encoding DUF1501 domain-containing protein, encoding MLDLCPGSLRDCERVTRRGLLKVGALSALGITLPMWRQALANSPAAAEGANCILIWTQGGTSHHDTFDPKPNAPVSVKGEFGTISTAVPGVQFAEIVPNMARELHRFGLLRSWNPENGSHGHADQWALSGRRFNPSVHYPTYGSVISWQKGFRSALPPYVQLGSSIDRRFGGGGAGILGLQHNSFEMLADPNAAQFAVRDITPPNGMKSERIDRRRKMLTAVDDLQRRAELQPEAFDALDEHYKAALNMITAPETKRAFQIDEEKAELRDRYGRTKFGQSALLARRLIESGVRFVTLTDGGWDTHGNNFNSLKNNRVPPVDQALPALLEDLEERGMLDSTLVVWLTDFGRTPAINSASGRDHWASAGFAIMAGAGVPGGSVIGATDEEGGKPVRDEYTTSAIAATIYHKLGLPLDLHAKAPDGRPIRLIEGEPIREWI
- a CDS encoding DUF1549 domain-containing protein; the encoded protein is MKCRAPSLVSSLLTVWGILLGAAGVALAADGAPAAIPAPESLLFETVPGGRFLLRGPDARLQLLVSGKAGSRQFDQTRLVTYTVEPQGIVTVDATGMTRPVADGQATVKARSANGQETSVAVAVEHFENPPPINFGNQIVPIFTKLGCNGGGCHGKQGGQNGFKLSLLGFFPEDDYEFLVNESRGRRLNVPAPSKSLLLTKPVGQSPHGGGKRMDVDSDEYRLLYRWIEQGMPAGAKDAPTVASIKCLPEGRVMDRAGEQQIACYATYTDGTVEDVTRMTLYEPNDTQLAESGKTGLVRTLDLAGEVAIMARYQGQVSTYRATIPLGAPIAGMPPVRNFIDEAVFGKLQLLGIPASPIADDTTFLRRVYIDITGTIPTEAEVRAFQADSDPAKRDRVIDRLLDSPAYADYFANKWNMVLRNKRKQPDDQAGTYGFRQWIWDSLYENKPYDQFVGEILTASGDSQVNPPVVWYREVTQSNEQVEDVAQLFLGVRIQCARCHHHPFEKWSQNDYYHLAAFFSRIGRKEPADPTMKQAREKRIFHNEGQPTAQNPRTGQNLAPAGLAATALEVPADQDPRVKLVEWMTAKDNAFFARSLANRYWKHFFDRGIVEPEDDMRETNPPTNPQLLDQLAKHFVESGFDLKSLVRTICQSSTYQLSALPNEYNQKDKQNFSRYYPKRLSAEVLYDAFHQVTATSERFNGLPEGTRATQLPDASIAPYFLKVFGQPQGDTACECERSQEANLAQSLHLLNSAEVQNKVSAGNGRAATLAADKNRTDDEKLRELYRWVYSREPDSDELQIAQAHIAKHKDNPKVAYEDIVWALINTKEFLFNH
- a CDS encoding peptidoglycan recognition family protein; translated protein: MAHYQLRVRLALGLFVLIVGCGTQAQPPAAPVSRTISVPAAAPQQWQPETAAGPWKYVLLHHSATESGSVASIDAEHRARRDASGNPWRGIGYHFVIGNGHGMADGQIEPTFRWKDQSAGAHAGEATFNEQGIGICLIGNFEQAPPTEKQLAAARRLVGYLKGEFRIPTDRVLKHGDVKATACPGKHFPAQELARVPAVSAAPTVRVSR